One part of the Saprospiraceae bacterium genome encodes these proteins:
- a CDS encoding tetratricopeptide repeat protein, protein MKKNKQQNDAKPVIQIDVPKRSVFAIPNAGFWLVCIALALTFIAYIPSLTADFVNWDDNDYVMNNKMIRSFSDFSKFFITPVQGNYHPITMLSLAINYAISGYDPFSYHLFNILFHLINVYLVYKFILKLSGGTIFIAFATALFFGVHPMHVESVAWVTERKDVLYTLFFILGLSSYLNYLDTNKQADYFKTFIWFLLSLASKPAALVFPAILFVLDYYKDRPLNLNAIKQKVPFIIFSGIMVYLTLHSQTTAGATDTKNTIELSKRIFFPFYGYMMYIFKMFWPLKLSAFYPFSPINEALSKSYLLSPFLFAASVYLCLKTFKKYKEITFGFSFYLFNLVLVLQFFLVGSAIISERYTYVPYIGLFYLLFWYINKILKMKELNAYILVMCLGVICTFLSFRQAAVWKNTRALWEGAIKSFPTAKAYSNLAYVYQQEGLQEKALSAYEKSLKLNVIDKEVFYNRGVIYFNMNKDSQAILEYNQALALDPSYLNALNGRGSVYAKLGRSELAMADLNKSLELNPKFDVAYKNRASAYFLLKEFDLAIMDYKKYLELQKNDAEGYSNLAVCYLNKRLNQEAIDASFQALKVDSTFAKAWTNIGGAYINLKQYQNAIVYLDKAFLRDSTNDENLKFLSLAYLNLGDTAKAMSFFEIAQRNPPKK, encoded by the coding sequence ATGAAGAAAAACAAACAACAGAATGATGCAAAGCCTGTGATTCAAATAGACGTACCTAAGCGGTCAGTATTTGCTATTCCTAATGCAGGTTTTTGGTTAGTTTGCATTGCACTGGCACTTACATTTATTGCATATATACCTTCACTGACTGCCGATTTTGTAAATTGGGATGACAATGACTATGTGATGAATAATAAAATGATTCGAAGTTTTTCGGATTTTAGTAAGTTTTTCATTACACCGGTGCAGGGAAATTATCATCCAATTACGATGCTAAGTTTAGCAATTAATTATGCAATCTCAGGTTATGATCCATTTAGTTATCATCTTTTTAATATTCTATTTCATTTAATTAATGTTTATTTAGTTTATAAGTTTATTTTAAAATTATCTGGAGGAACTATTTTTATTGCTTTTGCTACAGCATTATTTTTTGGTGTTCATCCAATGCACGTTGAATCTGTAGCTTGGGTAACAGAGCGAAAAGACGTATTATATACCTTGTTTTTCATTTTAGGACTTTCCAGTTATCTTAATTATTTGGATACTAATAAACAAGCTGACTATTTTAAAACGTTTATCTGGTTTCTTTTATCATTAGCATCCAAACCTGCGGCATTAGTATTCCCGGCAATTTTATTTGTATTGGATTATTATAAAGATCGACCCCTCAATTTAAATGCAATAAAACAAAAAGTTCCGTTTATTATTTTTTCAGGTATCATGGTCTACCTAACATTGCATAGTCAGACAACGGCAGGTGCCACAGATACAAAAAATACAATCGAACTTTCAAAGCGTATTTTTTTTCCATTTTATGGATATATGATGTATATTTTTAAAATGTTTTGGCCCTTAAAATTGTCTGCATTTTATCCATTTTCTCCGATCAATGAGGCATTGTCTAAAAGTTATTTATTGTCTCCATTCCTATTTGCTGCTTCGGTTTATTTGTGTTTGAAGACTTTTAAGAAGTATAAGGAGATTACATTTGGTTTCAGTTTTTATTTATTCAATTTAGTATTAGTTCTTCAATTTTTTTTAGTTGGTAGTGCAATCATTTCTGAGCGATACACTTATGTGCCATATATCGGACTTTTTTATTTATTGTTTTGGTATATAAATAAGATATTGAAAATGAAAGAATTGAACGCATATATACTGGTTATGTGTCTTGGCGTGATATGTACTTTTTTAAGTTTTCGCCAGGCCGCTGTTTGGAAAAATACAAGAGCACTCTGGGAAGGTGCGATCAAAAGTTTTCCAACGGCTAAAGCCTATTCCAATTTAGCATATGTTTACCAACAGGAAGGCTTGCAAGAAAAAGCATTGTCGGCCTATGAAAAATCCTTGAAATTAAATGTAATTGATAAAGAAGTATTCTATAATAGAGGGGTGATCTATTTTAATATGAATAAGGATAGTCAGGCCATCTTGGAATATAATCAGGCTTTAGCATTGGATCCATCTTATTTGAATGCATTAAATGGTCGGGGTTCAGTTTATGCAAAGCTCGGACGATCAGAACTTGCCATGGCAGATTTAAATAAATCTTTGGAACTCAATCCTAAATTTGATGTAGCCTATAAAAATAGAGCCTCAGCTTATTTTTTATTAAAAGAATTCGATCTGGCAATTATGGATTATAAAAAATATCTGGAATTGCAAAAAAATGATGCTGAAGGATATTCGAATTTGGCAGTATGCTACCTTAACAAGAGATTAAATCAAGAAGCAATTGATGCAAGTTTCCAGGCATTAAAAGTAGATTCTACTTTTGCAAAAGCATGGACTAATATTGGTGGAGCTTATATTAATCTTAAGCAGTATCAAAACGCAATTGTATACCTGGATAAAGCATTTTTGAGAGATTCCACGAATGATGAAAATTTAAAATTCCTAAGTTTAGCATATCTAAATTTAGGAGATACAGCAAAAGCAATGTCCTTTTTTGAAATTGCACAACGCAACCCACCAAAAAAATAA
- a CDS encoding thioredoxin family protein, whose amino-acid sequence MQSTTYLKSSLFFLFSFLAFNMTSNAQASSSSYKAENAGWLVDLDEAYKLSKKTGKPILANFTGSDWCGWCKRLTASVFSKPEFKTWSSKNVILLELDFPKRKEIPANIRQQNASLQQNFQIRGYPTIIVFELDKDKKTNQYNFGILGQTGYKASVDEFTADVNQMIAKKRK is encoded by the coding sequence ATGCAATCAACTACTTATTTAAAATCGTCTTTATTCTTCTTGTTTTCATTCTTGGCGTTCAATATGACCTCGAATGCTCAAGCATCCAGTTCAAGCTACAAAGCAGAAAATGCAGGCTGGCTTGTTGACCTCGATGAAGCTTATAAACTATCTAAAAAAACAGGTAAACCAATTCTGGCAAATTTTACTGGAAGTGACTGGTGTGGATGGTGTAAAAGATTAACTGCTTCCGTATTTAGCAAACCTGAATTTAAAACCTGGTCAAGCAAAAATGTTATTCTATTAGAACTCGACTTTCCAAAGAGAAAAGAGATTCCAGCTAATATTAGACAGCAAAATGCTTCCCTTCAACAAAATTTCCAAATACGAGGTTATCCAACTATTATTGTTTTTGAATTAGATAAAGATAAAAAAACGAACCAATATAATTTTGGCATTTTAGGTCAAACAGGATACAAAGCTTCAGTAGATGAATTTACAGCGGATGTAAATCAGATGATTGCAAAAAAACGTAAATAA
- a CDS encoding T9SS type A sorting domain-containing protein, with product MTFCSLQLEATHIIGGDISYRCLGGQEYEIRLTLRRDCINGNPGFDNPANLGIFDSKGKLQINLGQNGVLLMPYRTDDTLNEVLRENCGIIGGDLCVHTTTYKDTLTLPYVTGGYILAYQRCCRNYTILNIVDPLATGATYTVHITENALLNCNSSPVLSPYPPIYICGDQPIKFHLAAIDEEGDSLVYNLCNPYLGADQTRPAPSPPSSPPYASVSFKPPYNFLDMIGGNPALAIDPKTGIMTGFAVPIIAQYLIAYCVEEYRNGKLLSILRRDFQINVRICNSVPKANFEYTLNTCSDPIELKILDQSTDLFSQINFWDWKVILNSIEYNSSNQNPSFKFQDTGLAKVQLVIRSKELCNDTLIQNIFIKSVKPTFDSLNYTICRGDSINLIKSFNTNARYTWTPATGLSCANCPNPRASPQKDTKYVLTTSDSTCTRADSQFVFVKNCTIDSCAIEIRKTCLANGMIELAAIDAYGKLIQAKPRVHELFWDIKQSQQDPAVSLLNRNPILLRAHRIFSLTSKIYNWEQGVPKTIEFANICKRILIDSSNLECAGPCAEIQFILSSCEDDYDQEHNLNFPSAICESICSNACNYIVALFETNGTLIDPSKYKIKWSTGGTGAYVMMMGPYYNTLTAEVQYGDCIWYGRYWKRCKNYSGNFQSNSSGWNLITDGIIDIQKTQELIRQSESSAIYNLTGQLIEKSQIENLQKGMYFLLIGEDAQQKVYKFIK from the coding sequence ATGACATTTTGTTCTTTGCAACTTGAGGCCACTCATATAATTGGCGGGGATATTAGTTACCGATGCCTGGGAGGTCAAGAATATGAGATCCGATTAACCCTAAGAAGGGATTGTATTAATGGCAATCCTGGTTTTGACAATCCAGCCAATCTGGGAATTTTTGATTCAAAAGGGAAACTCCAGATAAATCTTGGCCAAAATGGTGTATTGTTAATGCCGTATCGGACAGATGATACCCTAAATGAAGTTTTACGCGAAAATTGCGGTATCATCGGTGGTGATTTGTGTGTACACACCACGACCTATAAAGACACCTTAACTTTACCCTATGTAACAGGCGGATATATTTTAGCTTATCAGCGGTGTTGCAGAAATTACACAATTTTAAATATTGTCGATCCGCTTGCAACAGGAGCCACTTATACCGTTCATATAACCGAGAATGCTTTGTTAAATTGCAATTCAAGTCCAGTTTTAAGTCCTTATCCACCCATTTATATATGTGGCGATCAACCGATTAAATTTCATCTGGCAGCAATCGATGAAGAAGGAGATTCCCTGGTTTATAATTTATGTAACCCCTATTTAGGTGCAGATCAAACAAGACCAGCTCCATCTCCACCATCATCACCACCCTATGCTTCTGTTAGCTTTAAGCCACCCTATAATTTTCTTGATATGATTGGTGGAAATCCTGCATTAGCAATAGATCCAAAAACGGGTATTATGACAGGATTTGCAGTACCTATTATAGCTCAATATTTAATTGCTTATTGTGTAGAAGAATACCGCAATGGTAAATTACTTTCCATTTTGCGAAGAGATTTTCAAATTAATGTCAGAATATGCAATTCTGTACCTAAAGCAAATTTTGAATATACCCTAAATACCTGTTCTGATCCTATTGAATTAAAAATTCTCGATCAATCAACAGATCTATTTTCTCAGATAAATTTTTGGGATTGGAAAGTGATTTTGAATTCAATAGAATACAATTCTTCTAACCAAAATCCAAGCTTTAAATTTCAGGATACCGGACTTGCAAAAGTACAATTAGTAATACGCTCGAAAGAATTATGCAATGATACATTGATACAGAATATATTTATTAAATCTGTCAAACCAACTTTTGATAGTTTAAACTATACTATTTGCAGAGGAGATTCCATAAATTTAATCAAATCATTTAATACCAATGCAAGATATACCTGGACACCTGCTACGGGTTTATCCTGTGCGAATTGTCCAAATCCAAGAGCAAGTCCACAAAAAGATACAAAATACGTATTGACTACAAGCGATAGCACTTGCACACGAGCAGATAGTCAATTTGTTTTTGTAAAAAATTGCACTATTGATTCCTGCGCGATTGAAATTCGAAAAACATGTTTAGCGAATGGGATGATAGAACTTGCAGCAATTGATGCATATGGGAAATTGATTCAAGCGAAACCAAGAGTTCATGAATTATTTTGGGATATAAAACAAAGCCAACAGGACCCAGCTGTTTCCTTGCTCAATCGCAATCCAATTTTATTAAGGGCTCATCGCATATTTAGTTTAACTTCCAAGATATATAACTGGGAGCAGGGAGTCCCTAAAACCATAGAGTTTGCAAACATTTGCAAACGCATTTTAATAGATTCTTCTAATCTCGAATGCGCTGGTCCCTGTGCAGAAATTCAATTCATTCTTTCTTCCTGTGAAGATGACTATGATCAGGAACATAATTTAAACTTTCCTAGCGCTATTTGTGAATCTATTTGCAGTAATGCATGCAATTATATTGTTGCGCTATTTGAAACAAATGGAACTTTAATTGATCCTTCAAAATATAAAATTAAATGGTCCACTGGTGGAACTGGAGCTTATGTAATGATGATGGGACCTTATTACAATACACTCACCGCGGAAGTTCAATATGGAGATTGTATATGGTATGGAAGATATTGGAAACGTTGTAAAAATTATTCAGGAAATTTTCAATCGAATTCTAGTGGTTGGAATTTAATTACTGATGGAATTATAGACATTCAGAAAACGCAAGAACTTATTCGTCAATCAGAATCCAGTGCCATTTATAATTTGACAGGACAGTTAATTGAAAAAAGTCAAATTGAAAATTTGCAAAAAGGAATGTATTTTCTTCTTATAGGGGAGGACGCACAACAGAAAGTCTATAAATTTATTAAGTAA
- a CDS encoding 5'-nucleotidase C-terminal domain-containing protein codes for MKVLINIILCAVFLFGCAVSKKNNSIESEKLNDKELVQFTILQINDFYEIAPLDNGTIGGAARIATIRKKLMTENSNTLTVLAGDFLSPSLLGTLKWEGERIKGKHMVDVLNATGIDLVTFGNHEFDIDEASLQKRINESKFDWVSTNVSQLKSGISNPFMKETNGQKIPIPKHISIRFKNATGNEVRIAVISPCLPANKVSYVQYEDIFESVEKEISKVQKDADFILLLSHLNKEDDLKMAKRFPSINLIVGGHEHENMKYKIGNTILTKADANAKTAYVHRIYFNSLTRKSIIRSSLVSLDKSIELDGEVHQLVQKWKAIENKVMREMGFDPDEILTKLFTPYDAREVIVRNEQAPFCQMICKSMIKACSKSVCSILNSGSVRVDDILKDNLSQYDILRSLPFGGSIVEVELKGSLLKKVLDAGWSNKGSGGYLQWDQIERMQDGNWKIQKNLLNLSNNYQVAMNDFLLTGGEKAMEFLTPKNPEIIKITYGNKEDPKDLRNDIRLAIIDYLKKGGR; via the coding sequence ATGAAAGTTTTAATAAATATTATTTTATGTGCAGTTTTTCTCTTTGGATGTGCTGTAAGTAAAAAAAATAATTCAATAGAATCTGAAAAATTAAACGACAAAGAGCTTGTTCAGTTTACGATTTTGCAGATAAATGATTTTTATGAAATAGCACCATTGGATAATGGAACTATTGGAGGAGCTGCAAGAATTGCGACTATTCGAAAAAAATTGATGACAGAAAACTCAAATACCCTGACGGTGCTTGCAGGAGATTTTCTAAGTCCTTCCTTGTTGGGCACTTTAAAATGGGAAGGTGAACGAATTAAGGGGAAACATATGGTAGATGTTTTAAATGCAACGGGTATTGATCTCGTAACATTTGGAAATCATGAATTTGATATTGATGAAGCATCTTTACAAAAAAGAATTAATGAATCTAAATTTGATTGGGTTTCTACAAATGTTTCACAATTAAAATCAGGAATTAGCAATCCGTTTATGAAAGAAACAAATGGACAAAAAATTCCAATACCAAAACACATTTCAATTCGATTTAAGAATGCAACTGGCAATGAAGTGAGGATCGCGGTAATCTCACCATGCCTTCCAGCAAACAAAGTGAGTTATGTTCAATACGAAGATATTTTTGAAAGTGTAGAAAAGGAAATTTCAAAAGTGCAAAAGGATGCTGATTTTATTCTTTTATTAAGTCATTTAAACAAAGAAGATGATCTTAAAATGGCAAAGCGTTTTCCAAGTATTAATTTAATAGTTGGTGGGCACGAGCATGAAAATATGAAGTATAAAATTGGAAATACAATTCTGACAAAAGCGGATGCAAATGCAAAAACTGCTTATGTGCATCGCATTTATTTTAATTCATTAACAAGAAAATCTATTATACGATCTAGTTTAGTAAGTTTAGATAAATCCATCGAGTTAGATGGTGAGGTCCACCAATTAGTCCAAAAATGGAAAGCTATTGAGAATAAAGTTATGCGTGAAATGGGTTTTGATCCGGATGAAATTTTGACTAAACTTTTTACTCCCTACGATGCTCGAGAAGTGATTGTTAGAAATGAGCAAGCTCCATTTTGTCAGATGATTTGTAAATCAATGATTAAAGCATGCTCAAAAAGTGTATGTTCAATTTTAAATTCCGGAAGTGTTAGGGTGGATGATATTTTAAAAGATAATCTGTCTCAATATGACATTTTACGTTCATTACCTTTTGGAGGTAGTATTGTTGAAGTAGAACTGAAAGGAAGTTTATTAAAAAAAGTATTGGATGCTGGATGGAGTAATAAAGGGTCAGGAGGATATTTGCAGTGGGATCAAATAGAGCGAATGCAGGATGGGAATTGGAAAATACAGAAGAATTTATTGAATTTAAGTAATAATTATCAGGTTGCAATGAATGATTTTTTACTAACAGGTGGAGAAAAGGCTATGGAATTTTTAACACCTAAAAATCCGGAGATCATTAAAATTACATACGGCAATAAAGAAGATCCAAAGGATTTAAGAAATGATATACGATTGGCAATTATTGATTATTTGAAAAAAGGTGGCAGATAA
- a CDS encoding zinc-dependent metalloprotease gives MNQKLLLIILLFIGFEFPMLLQAQVKKTNLKKETTIDSVKVAKDTTKKVSLQEKVKSSQKITGLFTLFQDTANGSIQMYITKAQLNKEYIYQSFSLGGPAELFLNQNMIRETWVFTVRKVFDRIEWIRTNTNFYFDPNNPISKAANADVSDAIFYSEKVMAEDSLGFLINGDNLFLSEKLDPIRPFLPPTLPPGVVFNLGSLNKDKSRYIKLRSFPQNTDVVVNLAYENAAPINFGGRDITDARYVQVKMQHSFIEMPVNDYKPRMDDPRVGFFTQEVNNMTTTEIPGYRDYIQRWHLKKKNPKEALSEPVEPIVWWVENTTPLELRQFILEAGNKWNVAFEKAGFKNAVVMKMMSDTASWDPADIRYNVIRWVSSDLGYAIGPSFVNPRTGQILGSDITIDYGFMRAFTRESDLFEATGHQHPVNHINPKNCSLGMGMRMQHSAGQAYLECMDATEKEFKELQKQYITELVLHEMGHTMGLMHNMKSSHMLSPEELLNKEITGKYGVTGSVMDYSVINLSPDPTKKVDFYTSITGPYDAWAIEFGYTQFPESEEKEGLAKILSRSTDPKLIFGNDADITFTGSGIDPRVMVWDMSNDMVSYAEGRFKLVNKLMPTLKARFIKSDKTYESLVEKYYSLLYQRYGMANSVSKYIGGIYIDRSLPGQNSGNQPYTPVPASYQKKAMNLLNNYVFSPNAFEADAQLFSYLQSQRRGFNFFGGTEDPKLDGHILGLQQSTIDYLLNTTTLRRVNNSSLYGNTYSVVEILEDLTKGIFDGDQAGIVNIYRRNIQTKFVQKLGSIVGNSLNTYDQSSNAALYNCLLSIQTKVKKMKATDAQTKAHKSYLIYLIEKALDTSKK, from the coding sequence ATGAATCAAAAATTACTTTTAATTATTCTGCTATTCATTGGATTTGAATTTCCAATGCTGTTACAAGCCCAGGTTAAAAAAACAAATCTAAAAAAAGAAACAACGATTGATTCTGTTAAAGTTGCAAAAGATACTACTAAAAAAGTTTCACTTCAAGAAAAGGTTAAAAGCAGTCAAAAAATAACAGGTTTATTTACTTTATTTCAAGATACAGCAAATGGTTCGATCCAAATGTACATTACCAAAGCACAGTTAAATAAAGAGTACATTTATCAAAGTTTTAGTTTAGGTGGTCCGGCTGAATTATTTTTAAATCAAAACATGATTCGGGAAACCTGGGTTTTTACAGTTAGAAAAGTATTTGATAGAATTGAATGGATTCGTACGAATACCAATTTCTATTTTGATCCAAATAATCCAATAAGTAAAGCAGCGAATGCAGATGTGTCGGATGCCATTTTCTATTCGGAAAAGGTAATGGCTGAAGATTCGTTAGGATTTTTAATAAATGGTGACAACTTATTTTTAAGTGAAAAATTAGACCCTATAAGACCATTTTTACCTCCAACACTTCCACCTGGTGTTGTATTTAATTTAGGATCCCTTAATAAAGACAAATCCCGATATATAAAATTGCGTTCATTTCCACAGAATACCGATGTTGTGGTAAATCTTGCATATGAAAATGCTGCTCCAATAAATTTTGGAGGAAGAGATATCACAGATGCTCGATATGTACAAGTTAAAATGCAACATAGTTTTATTGAAATGCCTGTCAACGATTATAAACCTAGAATGGATGATCCGAGAGTAGGATTTTTTACACAAGAAGTTAATAACATGACAACTACAGAGATCCCTGGTTATAGAGATTATATACAACGTTGGCATTTGAAGAAAAAAAATCCTAAAGAGGCATTAAGCGAGCCCGTTGAACCCATTGTTTGGTGGGTAGAAAATACAACCCCACTGGAATTGAGACAATTCATCCTAGAAGCTGGTAACAAATGGAATGTCGCATTTGAAAAAGCAGGCTTTAAAAATGCAGTGGTTATGAAAATGATGTCTGATACTGCAAGTTGGGATCCTGCGGATATCAGATATAATGTAATTCGATGGGTTAGTTCCGATTTGGGCTATGCCATTGGACCCAGTTTTGTAAATCCCAGGACCGGACAAATTCTTGGTTCTGACATCACGATTGATTATGGTTTTATGAGGGCATTTACAAGAGAAAGTGATTTATTTGAAGCCACTGGACATCAACATCCAGTAAATCATATAAATCCTAAAAATTGCAGTTTGGGAATGGGTATGAGAATGCAACATTCAGCAGGACAAGCTTATCTTGAATGTATGGATGCTACAGAAAAAGAATTCAAAGAATTACAAAAACAATACATCACAGAATTAGTACTTCATGAAATGGGCCATACTATGGGTTTGATGCATAATATGAAATCCAGCCATATGTTAAGCCCTGAAGAACTTTTAAACAAAGAAATCACTGGTAAATATGGTGTCACTGGTTCCGTTATGGATTATTCTGTAATAAACCTATCTCCAGATCCAACAAAGAAAGTAGATTTTTATACAAGCATTACGGGTCCATACGATGCTTGGGCTATAGAATTTGGTTATACACAATTTCCAGAATCAGAAGAAAAAGAAGGACTTGCAAAAATTTTATCAAGAAGTACTGATCCAAAATTAATTTTTGGGAATGATGCAGACATTACATTTACAGGTAGTGGCATCGATCCTCGGGTGATGGTTTGGGATATGAGTAATGATATGGTTAGTTATGCAGAAGGTAGATTTAAGTTAGTAAATAAATTAATGCCCACTTTAAAAGCGCGATTTATTAAATCCGATAAAACTTATGAATCTTTAGTAGAAAAATACTATTCCCTACTGTATCAGCGATATGGTATGGCAAATTCGGTTAGTAAATATATTGGTGGCATTTATATTGACCGAAGCTTACCAGGACAAAACTCTGGAAACCAACCTTATACTCCGGTTCCGGCATCTTATCAAAAGAAAGCCATGAATTTATTAAACAACTATGTTTTTTCACCAAATGCATTTGAAGCAGATGCTCAATTATTCTCCTATTTACAAAGTCAACGCAGGGGCTTCAATTTTTTTGGTGGAACTGAAGATCCAAAATTAGATGGACATATTCTTGGTTTACAACAGTCTACTATAGACTATCTTTTAAATACCACTACTTTAAGACGTGTTAACAATTCTAGCTTATATGGAAATACGTATTCTGTTGTTGAAATATTAGAGGATTTAACAAAGGGTATATTTGATGGCGACCAAGCAGGAATAGTGAACATATATAGGAGGAATATTCAAACCAAATTTGTTCAAAAATTAGGATCTATAGTTGGCAATTCATTAAATACTTATGACCAATCCTCAAATGCCGCGTTATATAATTGTCTCCTTTCAATCCAAACTAAAGTTAAAAAAATGAAAGCAACGGATGCTCAAACTAAAGCTCATAAAAGTTATTTAATCTACCTTATTGAAAAAGCTTTAGATACCAGTAAAAAATAG